The proteins below come from a single Mycolicibacterium sp. TY81 genomic window:
- a CDS encoding HD domain-containing protein produces the protein MTEVIAGVTIPDTELVREATSIVRKATDDTLFNHSRRVFLWGSLKAAARGLDVDPELAYVGGMFHDLGLTTEYGTKHQRFEIDGADLARKLLLDFGRSEQEATNVWLAIALHTTPEVPHHLAPEVAVVILGVETDVIGLGLDEISAEQRAEVVAAHPRPDFKNRILRAFNDGMAHRPATTFGTMNDDVLAHFDPSFERTNVVDLIQNNAWPE, from the coding sequence ATGACCGAAGTCATTGCAGGAGTGACGATTCCGGATACCGAGCTGGTCCGGGAGGCCACCTCGATCGTCCGGAAGGCGACCGACGACACCTTGTTCAACCACTCCCGCCGGGTGTTCCTGTGGGGATCGTTGAAGGCCGCTGCGCGGGGCCTCGACGTCGATCCGGAACTCGCCTACGTGGGCGGTATGTTCCACGATCTGGGCCTGACGACGGAGTACGGCACCAAGCATCAACGGTTCGAGATCGACGGGGCCGACCTGGCTCGAAAACTGTTGCTGGACTTCGGCCGGAGTGAGCAGGAAGCGACGAATGTGTGGCTCGCGATCGCGCTGCACACCACACCAGAGGTCCCGCATCACCTGGCGCCCGAGGTTGCGGTGGTGATTCTGGGTGTCGAAACCGACGTCATCGGGCTGGGCCTCGACGAGATCAGTGCAGAGCAGCGCGCCGAAGTGGTTGCCGCCCATCCGCGTCCCGACTTCAAGAACCGCATCCTGCGGGCGTTCAACGACGGCATGGCCCATCGGCCGGCTACCACGTTCGGAACGATGAACGACGATGTGCTCGCACACTTCGATCCGTCGTTCGAACGGACGAACGTGGTTGACCTCATTCAGAACAACGCCTGGCCGGAGTAG
- a CDS encoding UBP-type zinc finger domain-containing protein gives MASIFGDSHLKNVRLVTPQTTKGCQDCIAAGTRWVHLRLCLTCGHVGCCDSSPMKHASAHAKTPGHEIVQSFEPGENWRWCYVHEKYV, from the coding sequence GTGGCATCCATCTTCGGCGACTCGCATCTGAAGAACGTCCGCCTGGTCACCCCGCAGACCACGAAGGGCTGCCAGGACTGCATCGCGGCCGGCACCCGCTGGGTGCACCTCAGGCTGTGCCTGACGTGCGGGCACGTCGGCTGTTGTGATTCCTCGCCGATGAAACATGCCAGCGCCCATGCGAAGACCCCGGGGCATGAGATCGTGCAGTCCTTCGAGCCCGGCGAGAACTGGCGGTGGTGCTACGTGCACGAGAAGTACGTCTGA
- a CDS encoding LysR family transcriptional regulator — protein sequence MELRQLEHFLAVAGAMNFSRAAQQVHVVQSALSMSIAKLERELGVELFDRTKQQIKITPAGELFREHARRVIQTARLAKDSVGDFRGELSGTVDLGSLISFGTLDVPKVLGEFHRTYPFVQIRLRQSQTGSAAYLSAIAEGSLDLALVSAPDRFPPRVQMQLMCEEPMVFVCRADHRLAQRRHVDLTELCDEDLIGFPPEFGLRRLVESAFSAAGVSARTPHEVALEYSIAARLVQHGLGTIIMPGSEAANFPDLRAIEIRPAIVWQIYLASAEQSQIGPASAKLAEMLLAEVGPRASR from the coding sequence ATGGAACTGCGTCAGCTCGAACACTTCCTCGCGGTGGCCGGCGCGATGAACTTCTCGCGTGCGGCGCAGCAGGTGCATGTCGTGCAATCCGCACTGTCGATGTCGATCGCGAAGTTGGAGAGGGAGCTCGGCGTCGAGCTGTTCGATCGGACCAAGCAGCAGATCAAGATCACGCCGGCGGGTGAGTTGTTTCGCGAACACGCCCGGCGCGTCATCCAGACCGCGCGGCTGGCAAAGGATTCGGTCGGCGACTTCCGTGGCGAGCTGTCCGGAACGGTCGATCTGGGTTCGCTGATCTCGTTCGGCACCTTGGATGTGCCGAAGGTGCTCGGGGAGTTCCACCGCACCTACCCCTTCGTCCAGATCAGGCTGCGGCAGAGTCAAACCGGTTCGGCTGCTTACCTTTCGGCGATCGCGGAGGGTTCACTCGACCTGGCGCTGGTGTCGGCGCCCGACCGGTTCCCGCCACGGGTCCAGATGCAATTGATGTGTGAAGAGCCGATGGTCTTCGTCTGCCGTGCCGACCACCGCCTGGCGCAGCGTCGTCACGTGGACCTCACGGAGTTGTGCGACGAAGACCTGATCGGCTTCCCTCCCGAGTTCGGGCTCAGAAGGCTGGTGGAATCGGCGTTTTCGGCGGCCGGCGTCTCGGCGCGTACCCCGCACGAAGTCGCGCTCGAATATTCGATCGCAGCCAGGCTGGTTCAGCATGGGTTGGGCACCATCATCATGCCGGGCAGTGAAGCCGCGAACTTTCCGGACTTGCGCGCCATAGAGATTCGGCCCGCGATCGTGTGGCAGATCTACCTGGCTTCGGCGGAACAATCACAGATCGGCCCGGCCAGCGCGAAGTTGGCCGAGATGCTGCTGGCCGAAGTCGGGCCGCGCGCGTCCCGGTAA
- a CDS encoding NADP-dependent oxidoreductase, whose product MQAMVVNDRDAGIKGMTLMELPYPHAAENDVVVRVHAAGFTPGELDWPATWTDRAGRDRTPSVPGHELSGVVVELGYGTTGLTVGQRVFGLADWTRDGSLAEYTAVEARNLAPLPADIDHVVAAALPISGLTAWQGLFTHGRLATGQTVLIHGAAGGVGSLAVQLAHEVGAFVIGTGRTADRDRTLALGADAFVDLDTEKLEDAGEVDVLLDVIGGDILARSAALVRDGGTLVTIAEPPEVLPRNGRGLFFVVEPDRSQLIELANRVRDGRLTPIVGAVRPLAEAVAAFAPDKRIPGKTIIQITEQPR is encoded by the coding sequence ATGCAAGCCATGGTCGTGAACGATCGTGATGCCGGCATCAAGGGCATGACCCTGATGGAACTGCCCTACCCGCACGCCGCCGAGAACGACGTCGTCGTCCGGGTGCATGCGGCCGGGTTCACGCCCGGCGAGCTGGACTGGCCCGCCACCTGGACCGACCGGGCGGGACGCGACCGGACTCCGAGCGTGCCCGGCCATGAACTTTCCGGGGTTGTCGTCGAGTTGGGTTACGGCACAACCGGATTGACCGTGGGACAGCGGGTATTCGGGCTGGCCGACTGGACGCGTGACGGGTCGCTCGCCGAATACACCGCCGTCGAGGCCCGCAACCTCGCGCCGCTACCCGCCGACATCGACCACGTCGTCGCCGCCGCACTGCCCATATCGGGACTGACGGCCTGGCAGGGCCTGTTCACGCACGGTCGTCTCGCCACCGGCCAGACGGTCCTGATTCACGGCGCGGCAGGCGGCGTCGGCTCGCTCGCGGTACAGCTGGCTCACGAAGTGGGCGCCTTCGTCATCGGGACCGGCCGCACCGCCGACCGCGACCGGACACTGGCGCTCGGCGCCGACGCCTTCGTCGATCTCGACACCGAGAAGCTGGAAGATGCCGGTGAAGTCGACGTCCTGCTGGACGTCATCGGCGGCGACATCCTCGCCCGCTCGGCCGCGCTCGTGCGGGACGGCGGCACGCTCGTCACCATCGCGGAGCCGCCCGAGGTGCTTCCCCGCAACGGTCGCGGGCTGTTCTTCGTCGTCGAACCCGACCGCTCGCAGCTGATCGAACTCGCCAACCGGGTGCGCGACGGACGCCTCACGCCGATCGTCGGTGCCGTCCGGCCCCTTGCCGAAGCGGTGGCGGCGTTCGCACCGGACAAGCGCATCCCGGGCAAGACCATCATTCAGATCACCGAGCAGCCTCGATGA
- a CDS encoding cupin domain-containing protein, which yields MTGMRCATVLFAAAVFAGTTGCASSLADTASPTPETLTPLIEQALPNVPGKTFTSAVVEFPPGARAAPHRHGDAFIYAYVLDGAVRSQVDDSPVTEYRRGQNWVEQPGAHHVLTENTSQTEPAKLLVVFVSNTGDSLKVDDPHR from the coding sequence ATGACCGGGATGCGCTGTGCAACAGTTCTGTTCGCCGCAGCCGTGTTCGCCGGAACCACGGGGTGCGCGTCGTCACTCGCTGACACCGCGTCGCCGACCCCCGAAACACTGACCCCACTCATCGAGCAGGCGCTGCCCAACGTGCCGGGCAAGACATTCACCTCGGCGGTCGTCGAATTCCCGCCCGGTGCCCGGGCCGCGCCGCACCGGCACGGCGACGCATTCATCTACGCCTACGTCCTCGACGGCGCGGTGCGCAGCCAGGTCGACGACTCCCCCGTCACCGAGTATCGCCGGGGCCAGAACTGGGTGGAGCAGCCCGGTGCGCACCACGTGCTCACCGAGAACACCAGTCAGACGGAACCCGCCAAGCTCCTCGTCGTCTTCGTCTCGAACACCGGGGACAGCCTGAAAGTCGACGACCCGCATCGGTAA
- a CDS encoding SDR family NAD(P)-dependent oxidoreductase, translating into MDRTTFDRLFDMTDRTVIVTGGTRGIGLAMAEGFALAGANLVVASRKPDACEAAAEHLRGLGGKAIGVPVNMGNLDDLDRLVEATVAEFGGIDVLVNNAANALAQPLGEMTPEAWAKSYDSNLRGPVFLVQKALPHLKTSPAAAVLNMSSVGAFQFAPFVSMYAAGKAALLSFTRSMAAAYAADGIRVNAIAPGPVDTDMVRNNPQEAIDAMASNTLLKRLASPDEMVGTALLLCSGAGSYITGQVVIVDGGGTPR; encoded by the coding sequence ATGGACCGCACCACATTTGACCGCCTGTTCGACATGACCGACCGCACCGTCATCGTGACCGGCGGGACGCGCGGTATCGGCCTCGCGATGGCCGAGGGGTTCGCGCTGGCCGGTGCCAATCTCGTGGTCGCCAGCCGTAAGCCCGACGCGTGCGAGGCTGCGGCCGAGCACCTGCGCGGTCTGGGTGGCAAGGCGATCGGCGTGCCCGTGAACATGGGCAACCTCGACGATCTCGACCGGCTGGTCGAGGCCACCGTCGCGGAGTTCGGCGGCATCGACGTGCTCGTGAACAACGCGGCCAACGCGCTCGCCCAGCCGCTGGGGGAGATGACGCCCGAGGCGTGGGCCAAGTCGTACGACTCCAACCTGCGTGGGCCGGTGTTTCTGGTGCAGAAAGCGTTGCCGCACTTGAAGACGAGCCCGGCTGCCGCGGTCCTGAACATGTCGTCGGTCGGCGCCTTCCAGTTCGCGCCGTTCGTGTCGATGTACGCCGCGGGCAAGGCGGCGCTGCTGTCGTTCACCCGCTCGATGGCGGCCGCCTACGCGGCCGACGGCATCCGGGTCAACGCCATCGCGCCCGGCCCCGTCGACACCGACATGGTGCGCAACAACCCGCAGGAGGCCATCGACGCGATGGCGTCGAACACGCTGCTGAAGCGGCTGGCCAGCCCCGACGAAATGGTGGGCACGGCGCTCCTGTTGTGTTCGGGCGCAGGCAGTTACATCACCGGACAGGTCGTCATCGTCGACGGTGGCGGGACGCCGCGGTAG
- a CDS encoding pseudouridine synthase: MPVRPGYEGIGPARLRVHGGPVLAELRSRFGDEAAAKVLAGEVLCADGSVVSDTTELPAGAFIYWYRDLPDEVVVPFDVPVLYRDDNIVVVDKPHFLATMPRGGHVVQTALVRLRRALGLWELSPAHRLDRLTAGVLVFTARREVRGAYQTMFASGEVSKTYLARSSAGTLAGPVELRNRIVKRRGSLQAVIEPGEVNAVTFVESLGDGLFRLTPATGRTHQLRVHMNSLGLPIDGDPLYPTVLEVPVGDFSTPLQLLAHRLAFVDPVTGEQREFVSERTLANRPE, translated from the coding sequence CTGCCCGTCCGTCCCGGATACGAGGGGATCGGGCCCGCCCGGCTACGGGTGCACGGTGGGCCGGTGCTGGCTGAGCTGCGGTCCCGGTTCGGCGACGAGGCGGCCGCCAAAGTGCTTGCCGGCGAGGTGCTTTGCGCCGACGGGTCGGTCGTCTCCGACACCACGGAGCTACCGGCCGGCGCGTTCATCTACTGGTACCGGGACCTGCCCGACGAGGTCGTCGTCCCGTTCGACGTGCCGGTGCTGTACCGCGACGACAACATCGTCGTGGTCGACAAGCCGCACTTCCTGGCGACCATGCCGCGCGGTGGGCACGTGGTGCAGACGGCGCTGGTGCGGCTGCGCCGGGCCTTGGGACTATGGGAACTCTCACCGGCACATCGGCTGGACCGGCTGACGGCCGGTGTCCTGGTGTTCACCGCACGGCGCGAGGTCCGCGGGGCGTATCAGACGATGTTCGCCTCGGGCGAGGTGTCCAAGACGTATCTGGCCCGATCGTCGGCTGGGACACTCGCCGGGCCCGTCGAGCTGCGGAACCGAATTGTGAAGCGGCGCGGGTCTTTACAGGCCGTCATCGAGCCCGGTGAGGTGAACGCGGTGACTTTCGTCGAGTCGCTGGGGGACGGGCTGTTCCGGCTGACGCCGGCCACCGGCCGCACCCACCAGTTGCGCGTGCACATGAACTCGCTCGGGCTGCCCATCGACGGTGATCCGTTGTACCCCACGGTGCTCGAGGTTCCTGTCGGCGACTTCTCCACGCCGCTGCAGTTGTTGGCCCACCGGCTCGCATTTGTCGATCCGGTGACCGGAGAGCAGCGGGAGTTCGTCAGTGAGCGGACGTTGGCGAACCGGCCCGAATAA
- a CDS encoding glycerol-3-phosphate dehydrogenase/oxidase, whose translation MSDPIPGPGNGQTLLSPAQRDTAWNRLGSEQFDVIVIGGGVVGAGAALDAATRGLKVALVEARDFASGTSSRSSKMFHGGLRYLEQLEFGLVREALYERELSLTTLAPHLVKPLPFLFPLTKRVWERPYIAAGIFLYDQLGGAKSVPAQKHLLKAGALRLAPGLKRSSLIGAIRYYDTVVDDARHTMTVARTAAHYGAVVRTSTQVVALLREGDRVTGVRVRDSETGAVTEVCGHVVVNATGVWTDEIQALSKQRGRFRVRASKGVHIVVPRDRIVSEVAIILRTEKSVLFVIPWGTHWIIGTTDTDWNLDLAHPAATKADIDYILGHVNKVLATPLNHDDIDGVYAGLRPLLAGESEETSKLSREHAVAVPAPGLVAIAGGKYTTYRVMGEDAIDAASEFVPTRVAPSITEKVPLLGADGYFALINQTEHVGQHYGLHPYRVRHLLDRYGSLIGEVLDMAADRPDLLEPITEAPVYLKVEAWYAAAAEGALHLEDILARRMRISIEYQHRGVDCAREVAEVVAPVLGWSAEDVDREVATYLARVEAEVLSQTQPDDESADALRAAAPEARSEILEPVPLD comes from the coding sequence GTGAGTGACCCGATTCCCGGTCCGGGCAATGGTCAGACCCTGCTGAGTCCCGCGCAGCGCGACACCGCATGGAACCGGTTGGGCTCCGAGCAGTTCGACGTCATCGTGATCGGCGGCGGTGTCGTCGGCGCCGGTGCGGCGCTCGACGCGGCGACGCGCGGCCTGAAGGTCGCCCTGGTCGAGGCGCGCGACTTCGCCTCCGGCACCTCCAGCCGCAGCAGCAAGATGTTCCACGGCGGCCTGCGCTACCTCGAACAGCTCGAGTTCGGCCTGGTTCGTGAGGCGCTGTACGAACGCGAACTGTCCCTGACCACGCTCGCGCCGCATCTCGTGAAGCCGCTGCCGTTCCTGTTCCCGCTGACCAAGCGGGTCTGGGAGCGCCCCTACATCGCCGCAGGCATCTTCCTCTACGACCAGCTCGGCGGGGCGAAGTCGGTGCCCGCGCAGAAGCACCTGCTCAAGGCCGGCGCGCTGCGCCTGGCGCCCGGGCTCAAGCGCAGTTCGCTGATCGGCGCGATCCGCTACTACGACACCGTCGTCGACGACGCGCGGCACACCATGACCGTCGCCCGCACCGCGGCGCACTACGGCGCCGTCGTCCGCACCTCGACGCAGGTGGTGGCGCTGCTGCGCGAGGGCGACCGGGTCACGGGCGTGCGGGTCCGCGACTCGGAAACCGGTGCGGTGACCGAGGTGTGCGGCCACGTGGTGGTCAACGCCACCGGCGTGTGGACCGACGAGATTCAGGCCCTTTCGAAGCAGCGCGGCCGGTTCCGGGTCCGCGCCTCCAAGGGCGTGCACATCGTCGTCCCGCGGGACCGCATCGTCAGTGAGGTGGCGATCATCCTGCGTACCGAGAAGTCGGTGCTGTTCGTCATCCCGTGGGGGACGCACTGGATCATCGGCACGACCGACACCGACTGGAACCTGGACCTGGCGCACCCGGCGGCGACCAAGGCCGACATCGACTACATCCTCGGACACGTCAACAAGGTGCTGGCGACACCGCTCAACCACGACGACATCGACGGCGTCTACGCGGGTCTGCGCCCGCTGCTGGCCGGTGAGAGCGAGGAGACCTCGAAGCTGTCCCGCGAGCACGCGGTCGCGGTGCCGGCCCCGGGCCTGGTGGCCATCGCCGGCGGCAAGTACACCACCTACCGGGTGATGGGCGAGGACGCCATCGACGCGGCCAGTGAGTTCGTGCCGACGCGGGTGGCGCCGTCGATCACCGAGAAGGTGCCGCTGCTGGGTGCCGACGGCTACTTCGCGCTGATCAACCAGACCGAACACGTGGGCCAGCACTATGGTCTGCACCCCTACCGGGTGCGGCACCTGCTGGACCGTTACGGCTCGTTGATCGGTGAGGTGCTGGACATGGCGGCCGACCGGCCTGACCTCTTAGAACCCATCACCGAGGCGCCGGTGTACCTGAAGGTCGAGGCCTGGTACGCGGCCGCGGCCGAGGGCGCACTGCACCTCGAGGACATCCTGGCGCGCCGCATGCGGATCTCCATCGAGTACCAGCACCGCGGCGTCGACTGCGCCCGTGAGGTCGCGGAAGTTGTTGCGCCCGTGCTGGGTTGGAGTGCCGAGGACGTCGACCGCGAGGTCGCCACCTACCTGGCGCGTGTCGAGGCCGAGGTGCTGTCGCAGACGCAGCCCGACGACGAATCGGCCGACGCGCTGCGCGCGGCGGCTCCCGAGGCCCGGTCCGAGATCCTCGAGCCGGTGCCGCTCGATTGA
- a CDS encoding NAD(P)H-quinone dehydrogenase: MATRIVIIGGGPAGYEAALVAAGYGREATEVTVVDRDGIGGACVLWDCVPSKTFIASTGVRTELRRADGLGFDIKIEDAKISLPQINNRVKTLARSQSVDIGGQLLRAGVNVVAGCGELVDSIPGMAHHRVKVTTPDGRSGVLKADVVLIATGASPRVLPNAVPDGERILNWRQLYDLTDLPEHLVIVGSGVTGAEFCNAYTELGVKVTVVASRDQILPHEDSDAAAVLEEVFSERGVTLVKNARADSVVRTETGVKVSLADGRVVEGSHALMSIGSVPNTSGLGLEKAGIELGPGNYLTVDRVSRTKAPGIYAAGDCTGLLPLASVAAMQGRIAMYHALGEGVSPIRLRTVAAAVFTRPEIAAVGVPQSAIDAGTVPARTLMLPLNTNARAKMSLLEHGFVKIFCRPATGVVIGGVVVAPIASELILPIALAVQNRISVTDLAQTLSVYPSLSGSIIETARRLMAHDDLD; this comes from the coding sequence GTGGCTACCCGCATCGTGATCATCGGCGGCGGTCCCGCCGGGTATGAGGCAGCCCTGGTGGCCGCCGGTTACGGCCGTGAGGCGACCGAGGTCACGGTCGTCGACCGCGACGGTATCGGTGGTGCCTGCGTGCTCTGGGACTGTGTGCCGTCCAAGACCTTCATCGCGTCCACCGGGGTGCGTACCGAGCTGCGCCGCGCCGACGGGCTGGGCTTCGACATCAAGATCGAGGACGCCAAGATCTCGTTGCCGCAGATCAACAACCGGGTCAAGACGCTGGCGCGGAGCCAGTCGGTCGACATCGGCGGGCAGCTGCTGCGCGCCGGCGTCAACGTGGTGGCCGGGTGCGGCGAGCTCGTCGACAGCATCCCGGGCATGGCGCACCACCGGGTCAAGGTCACGACGCCCGACGGGCGGTCCGGCGTGCTGAAGGCCGACGTGGTGCTGATCGCCACCGGCGCGAGCCCCCGGGTGCTGCCCAACGCGGTGCCCGACGGCGAACGCATCCTGAACTGGCGGCAGCTGTACGACCTCACCGACCTGCCGGAGCACCTGGTCATCGTGGGCTCGGGCGTCACCGGCGCCGAGTTCTGCAACGCCTACACCGAACTGGGCGTCAAGGTCACGGTGGTGGCCAGCCGCGACCAGATCCTGCCGCACGAGGACTCCGACGCCGCCGCGGTGCTGGAGGAGGTGTTCTCCGAGCGCGGTGTGACGTTGGTCAAGAACGCGCGCGCCGATTCGGTGGTCCGGACCGAGACCGGCGTCAAGGTCAGCCTCGCCGACGGCCGCGTCGTGGAGGGCAGCCACGCGTTGATGAGTATCGGGTCGGTGCCCAACACCTCGGGCCTGGGGCTGGAGAAGGCCGGCATCGAACTCGGGCCGGGCAATTACCTGACGGTCGACCGGGTGTCGCGCACCAAGGCGCCGGGCATCTACGCCGCGGGCGACTGCACCGGCCTGCTGCCACTGGCCTCGGTGGCCGCCATGCAGGGCCGCATCGCGATGTATCACGCACTGGGTGAAGGGGTTTCGCCGATCAGGCTGCGGACGGTCGCCGCCGCGGTGTTCACGCGCCCGGAGATCGCCGCGGTCGGCGTGCCGCAGTCCGCGATCGACGCCGGCACGGTGCCGGCCCGCACCCTGATGCTGCCGCTGAACACCAACGCGCGAGCCAAGATGTCGCTGCTCGAGCACGGTTTCGTGAAGATCTTCTGCCGCCCGGCCACCGGTGTGGTGATCGGCGGCGTCGTCGTCGCGCCGATCGCCTCCGAGCTGATCCTGCCGATCGCGCTGGCGGTGCAGAACCGCATCTCGGTGACCGATCTGGCGCAGACGCTGTCGGTCTACCCGTCGCTGTCGGGCTCGATCATCGAGACGGCCCGCCGGCTCATGGCTCACGACGATCTGGACTGA